From Pseudochaenichthys georgianus chromosome 11, fPseGeo1.2, whole genome shotgun sequence, a single genomic window includes:
- the utp23 gene encoding rRNA-processing protein UTP23 homolog encodes MGLKRQKIAKKTISFYKYNFSFRQPFQILIDGTFCQMALKNKIQIKEQMPKYLMGEVQLCTTNCALKELETLGKELYGARIILQKFQSRRCAHLKDPVPASECLLSMLGETNPHNYFVATQDHTVTAGVKKIPGVPLLYIILNTIVLDKPCQTSLDHVKAVSLGEMVSVAQQQSIRSLKEDKGIAQKDGERRGKKRKRKQSNPNPLSCLKKKKKGGPTPPKNTEQGEKKKIVKNKKQKTEGGDNLPAPVVTNA; translated from the exons ATGGGACTCAAGCGACAGAAAATAGCCAAGAAAACCATTAGCTTCTACAAATACAACTTCAGCTTCAGACAACCATTTCAGATCCTCATCGATGGGACTTTTTGTCAGATGGCTTTAAAGAACAAAATTCAGATCAAAGAGCAAATGCCCAAATATCTGATGGGAGAAGTGCAGCTGTGCACCACAAA CTGTGCACTGAAAGAACTGGAGACTCTGGGGAAAGAGCTGTATGGAGCAAGAATCATCCTGCAGAAGTTTCAGTCCAGGAGATGTGCACATCTTAAGGATCCTGTCCCAGCTTCAGAGTGTCTGCTGTCCATGCTAGGGGAGACAAACCCACACAACTACTTTGTTGCCACACAG GACCACACAGTCACTGCAGGTGTGAAGAAGATCCCAGGCGTTCCTCTGCTCTACATCATCCTCAACACCATCGTGCTGGACAAGCCCTGCCAGACGTCCCTTGATCATGTGAAGGCCGTCTCGCTGGGAGAGATGGTCAGCGTGGCGCAGCAGCAGAGCATCCGCAGCCTGAAGGAGGACAAGGGCATCGCACAGAAGGACGGAGAGAGGCgggggaagaagaggaagaggaaacaGAGCAATCCTAACCCTCTGAGCTGcttgaagaaaaagaagaaaggaGGGCCGACACCACCGAAGAACACGGAGCAGGGGGAGAAGAAGAAAATAGTTAAAAACAAGAAACAAAAGACGGAGGGAGGAGACAACTTGCCAGCTCCTGTGGTTACAAACGCATAG